The sequence CGCGCGCGAGGCCCTCGTGACCATCCGCGCCGAGGCCGGCGGCGTCGACGCCGCCGACTTCGCCGAGAAGCTCCAGCGCATGTACCTCCGCTGGGCCGAGCAGCACAACTACAAGACCGAGGTCTACGAGACCGCGTACGCCGAAGAGGCCGGCATCAAGTCGACCACCTTCGCCGTCCAGGTCCCGTACGCCTACGGCACGCTCTCCGTCGAACAGGGCACCCACCGTCTGGTGCGCATCTCGCCCTTCGACAACCAGGGCCGTCGGCAGACCTCCTTCGCGGGTGTCGAGGTGCTCCCGGTCGTCGAGCAGACGGACCACATCGAGATCGACGAGTCCGAGCTGCGCGTGGACGTGTACCGCTCCTCGGGCCCCGGCGGACAGGGCGTCAACACCACGGACTCCGCGGTCCGTCTGACCCACCTGCCCACCGGCATCGTCGTCTCCTGCCAGAACGAGCGCTCGCAGATCCAGAACAAGGCGTCCGCGATGAACGTCCTCCAGGCGAAGCTCCTTGAGCGCCGCCGCCAGGAGGAGCAGGCCAAGATGAACGCGCTCAAGGGCGACGGCGGCAACTCCTGGGGCAACCAGATGCGTTCGT is a genomic window of Streptomyces sp. YPW6 containing:
- the prfB gene encoding peptide chain release factor 2, with translation MAVVDISEELKSLSSTMGSIEAVLDLDALRADIAALEEQAAAPSLWDDPDAAQKITSKLSHLQAEVRKAEALRGRIDDLEVLFELAEAEGDADARAEAEAELESVKKALDEMEVRTLLSGEYDAREALVTIRAEAGGVDAADFAEKLQRMYLRWAEQHNYKTEVYETAYAEEAGIKSTTFAVQVPYAYGTLSVEQGTHRLVRISPFDNQGRRQTSFAGVEVLPVVEQTDHIEIDESELRVDVYRSSGPGGQGVNTTDSAVRLTHLPTGIVVSCQNERSQIQNKASAMNVLQAKLLERRRQEEQAKMNALKGDGGNSWGNQMRSYVLHPYQMVKDLRTEFEMGNPEAVFNGEIDGFVEAGIRWRKQREK